In the Brassica napus cultivar Da-Ae chromosome A7, Da-Ae, whole genome shotgun sequence genome, one interval contains:
- the LOC125576678 gene encoding putative polyol transporter 1 → MSSSGIEKGVVTAEAEAPRGNRSRFAFACAILASMTSIILGYDIGVMSGAAIFIKEDLKLSDVQLEILMGILNIYSLVGSGAAGRTSDWIGRRYTIVLAGAFFFCGALLMGFATNYPFIMVGRFVAGIGVGYAMMIAPVYTAEVAPATSRGFLSSFPEIFINIGILLGYVSNYFFAKLPVHIGWRFMLGVGAIPSVCLAIGVLAMPESPRWLVLQGRLGDAFKVLDKTSNTKEEAISRLNDIKRAAGIPEDMTDDVIVVPNRKSAGKGVWKDLLVRPTPAVRHILIACLGIHFAQQASGIDAVVLYSPTIFQKAGLKSKNDQLLATVAVGIVKTLFIVVGTCVVDRFGRRALLLTSMGGMFLSLTALGTSLTVIDRNPGHTLKWAIVLSVTMVMTFVATFSIGAGPVTWVYCSEIFPVRLRAQGASLGVMLNRLMSGIIGMTFLSLSKGLTIGGAFLLFAGVAAAAWVFFFTFLPETRGIPLEEMESLFGSYTANKKKNVTKEGKEVVEKH, encoded by the exons ATGAGTTCCTCTGGAATAGAGAAAGGTGTTGTCACTGCAGAAGCCGAGGCGCCGAGGGGGAATAGAAGCCGGTTTGCTTTTGCATGTGCAATCTTAGCCTCCATGACTTCAATCATCCTTGGTTACG ACATTGGAGTGATGAGTGGAGCTgcaatttttataaaagaagATTTGAAACTGTCAGACGTACAGCTTGAGATTCTCATGGGAATTTTAAACATCTACTCCCTGGTAGGTTCAGGCGCCGCGGGGAGAACTTCTGATTGGATCGGGAGACGATACACCATAGTGTTGGCAGGAGCCTTCTTCTTTTGTGGTGCCCTTCTCATGGGGTTTGCCACAAATTATCCTTTCATTATGGTTGGCCGTTTTGTAGCTGGTATTGGCGTCGGTTATGCTATGATGATCGCACCGGTTTACACGGCTGAAGTTGCTCCTGCTACTTCTCGTGGTTTTCTCAGCTCTTTCCCTGAG ATATTTATCAACATTGGTATACTTCTTGGGTACGTATCGAACTACTTTTTCGCCAAGCTTCCCGTGCATATTGGGTGGAGATTCATGTTAGGTGTCGGAGCGATTCCCTCAGTGTGCCTAGCCATCGGAGTGTTGGCAATGCCCGAGTCTCCGAGATGGCTAGTCCTCCAGGGTCGCCTTGGGGATGCTTTTAAAGTCCTCGACAAAACCTCAAACACCAAAGAAGAAGCCATCTCTAGACTTAATGACATCAAACGGGCTGCCGGAATTCCCGAGGACATGACAGACGATGTTATAGTTGTTCCCAACAGGAAGAGTGCCGGAAAAGGCGTGTGGAAGGATCTTCTTGTCCGGCCAACCCCTGCTGTCCGACATATCCTAATAGCATGTCTCGGTATCCATTTCGCTCAGCAAGCCTCCGGAATTGACGCGGTCGTCCTTTACTCTCCGACCATCTTCCAAAAGGCTGGACTGAAATCCAAGAATGACCAGCTCTTGGCAACTGTCGCTGTTGGAATTGTCAAAACACTCTTTATCGTTGTAGGGACTTGCGTGGTCGACCGGTTTGGACGCCGTGCCTTGTTGCTCACGAGTATGGGCGGAATGTTTCTTTCATTGACCGCGCTTGGGACTAGTCTTACAGTCATCGACAGAAACCCAGGACACACGCTCAAGTGGGCTATTGTGCTTAGCGTTACAATGGTAATGACGTTTGTAGCAACATTCTCAATAGGTGCCGGCCCAGTGACGTGGGTCTACTGCTCAGAGATATTCCCTGTGAGGCTAAGAGCTCAAGGGGCAAGTTTGGGAGTGATGTTGAATAGATTAATGAGTGGTATTATCGGAATGACATTCCTATCGCTTTCTAAAGGTCTAACCATCGGTGGTGCATTCCTTCTCTTTGCCGGAGTTGCTGCTGCTGCATGGGTCTTCTTCTTTACTTTCCTTCCAGAGACACGAGGTATACCTTTGGAAGAGATGGAGAGTCTTTTCGGGAGCTACACtgcaaacaagaagaagaatgttACAAAGGAAGGTAAAGAAGTGGTTGAGAAACACTGA